Below is a genomic region from Astatotilapia calliptera chromosome 2, fAstCal1.2, whole genome shotgun sequence.
ATCTATTTCTGTGGTCCCAGTTATCTGTGACAGTCTTCAGGAATGGTCCGGACTATATTACACCCTCTTCCCTCCCCCAGAAGCTGTGCTAAAGTAACAGCTGATGTCAGTCCTgcttaaagacacacacacatatgaacacacatgcacacagaccacACTGGCTACTCGGTCAAAGAGAGCCAGCCAAAGGGGAGTAGGGCTCCTGCACCTTCCTCTCCCTGCGACACATCAGCACTTGGCACAGAGGAGGCGCCATACCACGCTTCACAAATCCACAATCCAAGCCTTTAATCCCAAGTTACAGCAGACTTAAAAGGGGAGGGCAGTTATCTAACTCTCTCAGCACCCCCATGTGCCTGCTTGGATCATGGAGCTGCACTGCCTTCCTACTGATACCCCCACCACAGCCAGCTCCTGCTCCACGGATCCCCCGTACGACAACTGCCCACCTTTTGGCCAGCGAGAGAGAGCCAGGGAGAAGGAAATGGAGAGTGGAGTTGTGTGCCCTGCTGTAACCAGACTCCCAGGCCCCCAGAGCCCACTGCCTGGTCTGGCCCCAGCTGTGGCTGAGGTTCAGACAGTGGTCGGTGGGGGAAGAGGGCTTGGCCTTTGGCCAGCTCACAGCTACTGCAACTGTAAAGAAGGCCTGGGAAGACAGGCCTGGGAAGCAGAGCTAAGCAGAGGCATAAacacagcaagaggaggagacagaggaggagaacaGGGGTGTAGCTGGGGAGTTCATGTGAACCAAAGCCCAAGCCCATCACAGAGTGAGGAGCACCGGAGCGCTCTGTCTCTGTATGATAATCTCCCTGATGCTGAAACATCAAACAGCCTCCAGGACTTTGACACAGAAACAAGCCTCCAGGAACACTTGCAGGAGCAGATGCACAAAGCTGTAGCATCCAAACAAATCCAGGGATCGATGGAGGATGACTGTGCGACTGAAAAGATGCTCAGTAAAAGATGTTCTAGCAACCAGGACCAGAAACCAGACCAAGATGAGGAGCATGAACCGGAGCTACAGCTGGACTCAGGATCCTGTAGATTAACAGAAGGGGACCTGATGCAGCATCACCACCTCCCTACGTCGCTTCCTCAACATCTTACACAAAATTCCGCTCAGATGCGTCAAACCAAGTCTCACGACCCACCGCTGTGGCCTCCGGCTGATGTCAAACAGCCAAAACAGACATCGTCTCCCAGAGTGCCCCCTCCATTACCCCTGGCAGACCCCTCTGCCAGTGCTTTACGCAGCCTCCTCACCAGCCTGCAGCACCAGATAATGAAGCAGAGAGAGGAATATGAAGCACGGATAATCAGGTAACGtcagcttgtttttctttgtcctaCATTTTCTATTTATAAATCCCCAACAAAGATTAATTATGCCATGTGAAACAATATGAAGTATCTTAAAATGTAACGTGGTGATGCTTTTGGCTTTAATATTAGCATACACTTACAGCTCAATGACTTTAAGAATTTTCCAGCCTGTGGTGTATTTTCAATGAAGGGTAACACACTGTTCCCAGGCAAAGAAAGTGTGTACATGTGTCCACTCAGCTGTGCTGGTGTGGTCCCTCAGTTGACTCCAAGCTTCACCCTACATCCTGTTTGGTTCACAGATCAGCGAGAGCCGATTCAATTTTGTCATAGTTTCCCACAGATCTCCTCATGATGTGCTATGATGGAAATGCTGCTTGTATACACACGAAACTGCATTTTGGATAACCAAAGTTGGGATTTGGGTTTTTTAGTCTGGAAATGGATGTGCATCTATGTTTGTGGCAAAATACTGGCAAATTAAGAAGAAACCTGCTTTTTTGTTGCCATCTAGTTagccagcaaaaaaaagaagcacagcCCGTGTGCATGACATATAGACCAGCTCATGACAGTGGAAAGAGAGCTAATTTAAGGGGCCATGCTGCTGACCTAGACACAACACATACCTCATTTATTACTGATATAGATAGACCAACACTCAGAGTAAGGTAATGCATTGGTAGTAGTGGAGATGACAATCCTTTTAGCTCAATAAGGATGATATGAAAAGTCACAAAAGACAGCTTTAACTCTGCACACGAAGCTTTTGAACTATCCATTCAGACTTTCCAGCGAGACAGTGCTGTGATTTACCCCCTTcttgatttcttagttttttacATATTAGTCACAGTTGCATGTTTCAGAGCGCAATacaaattttaacattagaTGAAAATAACCAgggtaaacacaaaatgcagttttaaaataacCATTTTATTAATTAAGGGGGGGAAAGCTATCCAAaattgtgtaaaaagaaaaaagaaagatcaattgttccctaaacctaataactggttgtgccacccttTGGAGCAAGAACTGTAATTAAGCATTTGGAATAATTGGCAGTGAGCCTTTCACTGTGGAGGACTCTGATCCACACCTCTTTGTAgagttgttttaattcagccacactggagggttttcaGGCATGGACAGCCTGTTTGAAGCCATGCCAAAGCATCCGAGTTGGATTTAGAActggactttgactaggccacttcACTACCTTCATTCATTTTGGCTCATCATCATGCTGCATAACCCAAGTGTGAACGGATGGCCGGACATTCTCCTTCCGGATTTTCAATAGTTACAGCAAGTCATCCAGATGCtgaagcagcaaaacagccccacaccATGACACTACCACCACCGTGTATGACTGTCGATATGACGTTccttttatgaaatgctgtcgTTTTTTTTGCCAGATGTAACAGGATGCAAACCTTGCAGAAAGTTTAACTTTgcctcatcagtccacagaatattttcacaAATCATCAAGaagttttttgttctgttttttcaaatgtgaaacaagcctttttctttctgatCAGCAGTGGGTTTCTCCTTGGAACTCTACAATGGAGGCCATTTTTACCCAGTTTCTTTCTTATtgctgaatcatgaactctgactttAACGGAGGCAGGTGATGCCTGCCGTTCTTTAGATGTCGCCGAGGTACTCTTGGAGTAACTTTGGTAGGTCAGCCATCActgttccatgttttccccatttGTGGATAAAGGCTCTCTCTGTTGTTCACTAGTCCCAAAGCCACAAAAACAGCTTTGTAATTCTTTCTtgctgggctttttttttttttaaataaatgtgttacTGTTTGAAACAAGTTAGCCTACTTCAGTTTGTCAGATTCTATTTAAGTGACTGCTTAGTTTAACACATATGGTAACAATGAGGCCTGGAGGTGCCCTGTGAAACTGAATTGGGCTTCCCAGAAAGTGTGGTTAATCATAGTTAAGTCATGATTTAATAAGCTGGCAGTGTTACTTTTTCATACAAGGTCAAGTAGGTTTGGATAGTATTTTTCCCCTTAAaggaaatcatttaaaaacttttttattttcactcagGTTACCTTGGATATTAAAATGTGTGTACTTTTACACAGGACTGCAATGATGCTGTTGATATAAGGAACGATCCAGTAATCCATcctgtcatttttaaataaattaaaaataaatttgtatCCTTCACCCTATTTTTATcctttttaactttaatattgcttctcttttcctcctcacgTCATCAGTCTGGAGCAGAGAAATGAAGAGCTACAGATGGAGGTAGTTCGTCTGAAAACAAACCTCGCACAGCAGCGGCACTGGTACCAGGTTGTGCAGGCGAAGATCGTGGAATCTGAACGGGCACGGGCTGCCGCGGAAGCACACAACACCACGATGCAGAGGGAGATGGagcagtttttcgacatctttGGAGAGCTCAACAAcgaggaaaagaaaacagaacacaTTGTGCAGAGCTTTTGAGAAAGCTTATGATACGAGCAGTGAGTGCAAAGAGTAGGAAATAAATGCACAAGATGAGCTGGTCATTACACTCTAACGAGGGTCTTTTATCACTATGTCACTAATAAAGCAATGTACAGTCATTTCCTCATGAAGAATCTGAGAATTGCACAAAACAgcatcaaagaaagaaaaataatcactGATGTCCACTTTATTAGCTGAGTATGGGCAAAAGATGTTGGCCAAAAGGTCATATTGTGGTCATTGCAATCACAGAGGACATCTCTGGAAATAAAAGGAGGAACAAACCGAGATGTACAGTGTATACAATGgagtcttttcttttaaaaacatagtAAACACATGAGATAACCTGAGCAACGTGATGCTCAGTCCTTATCTGCTAAGATTTGGAGAGTTGGATGGCCACTCCTCAGGTCATTTAAGGCATGACTGAAAGAATAAGGTCATGGTTGTGTACAACATAGTGCATAAGTTCTCGGTGACTCCATAGTGTCTTCTTTCTGCATGTCCATCACATGTGCAATCAGTTATGAAAAaaacgtttaaaaaaagaagaacaaagggggggggggggggcgcagtATCTGCACAGTCCATTTATCTTTGACTTTCAATCTTCAGTTGAACTCAGGACTCCACAGTCTCACCCACGCTTAAACCACAGCATGTCTGCTTTCTCTCTGggaacttttaaaaaaacctgGACAGCTGGGTCAGATTATTCAAAGGACGAGTGCTGCACAGCATGTTCTTGTAAAACATACAACACACATTTAaggccaaaaaaaccaaaacaacaacaacaaaaaacaaaccctcgTAAAACTACAACAGCTCCCTAACTCTAAAAGCTTTCTGAACTAAGAACGGAAACGTACTGTGAGTGAAAGAAAGCTCTTGAATGCATTTCTTTGTATAGCAAGAACTACAATTTCTTACAGGTGTGAAGCCTTCATGCAGGTTAAAACGTGTCGTCTGATTTCATGATTCATTGTGTAACTTTTCCAGCActaatggaatggtttaaaaaaaaaagagagagagacagaaaaaaagacaaaagggaGCAGTCCACACGTTTGTCAATGAAACGTTTTGACAAGAGGCTTAATTCCCACGGGCGTCACTGTGGTTGTGTGCAACACTCTGcaagaacacacaaaaataaatacaagtatCTTGTTTTGCCTCTTCCGGATGTACAGGattacgatttttttttttttttgatgtacACACTTATAGTCAGTACCGTAAGTCAAATAAGGGTGATTGCAAtattatatatagatatagatatatgtaGCTCCACAGACATGTTGAATTTCTTAACCAAACAAGCACATCCTATCTATTTGTAATGAAAGGGTCTACAGCCACTATGAGTGACATCTTTACATACAGTACATTGTATCGGGAAATAAACAGTAACACTGCAATCACAGCTTCCCCTCGCTGTCATGGGGAAAAGCTTAAAACCAACATCACTCAAGCCAATTAATtattcaattaaaaacaaaaacactgtgcaGAACGCACCGCTGTAGAGATCTGCAATACTTTTGATGAAACTTTTGATCAGTGTTTGATCATGATTGATGCCATCAGTTTATGGTAAGCTTTTGTTCTTTGTGGCGTAACATGCACTAGAGCAGGTCGCAGTGTGATGCTTGCCTGCCCCGATTTCATGACGATGACCTATGGTCTCGaattgctaaaaaaataaaacttttaaaatacaGGCGTACAAAAACAAACGACTCCCCCACGTACTACTGGCAAATCAATATGGATGCATACACCGCATATAGGCAGGTGATCAAGTAAAACAATGGAGAAAACAGAGAGCACAGGTATCTTTT
It encodes:
- the LOC113036087 gene encoding uncharacterized protein LOC113036087; translated protein: MELHCLPTDTPTTASSCSTDPPYDNCPPFGQRERAREKEMESGVVCPAVTRLPGPQSPLPGLAPAVAEVQTVVGGGRGLGLWPAHSYCNCKEGLGRQAWEAELSRGINTARGGDRGGEQGCSWGVHVNQSPSPSQSEEHRSALSLYDNLPDAETSNSLQDFDTETSLQEHLQEQMHKAVASKQIQGSMEDDCATEKMLSKRCSSNQDQKPDQDEEHEPELQLDSGSCRLTEGDLMQHHHLPTSLPQHLTQNSAQMRQTKSHDPPLWPPADVKQPKQTSSPRVPPPLPLADPSASALRSLLTSLQHQIMKQREEYEARIISLEQRNEELQMEVVRLKTNLAQQRHWYQVVQAKIVESERARAAAEAHNTTMQREMEQFFDIFGELNNEEKKTEHIVQSF